In a genomic window of Enterobacter asburiae:
- a CDS encoding CoA-binding protein, which yields MKENDIAEILTSTRTIALVGASDKPDRPSYRVMKYLLDQGYHVIPVSPKVAGKTLLGQQGYATLADVPEKIDMVDVFRNSEAAWEVAQDAIAVGAKTLWMQLGVINEQAAVLARDAGLKVVMDRCPAIDIPRLGLAK from the coding sequence ATGAAAGAGAACGATATTGCCGAGATTCTGACATCCACGCGTACCATTGCGCTGGTGGGCGCGAGCGATAAACCCGACCGTCCAAGCTATCGGGTGATGAAATACCTTCTCGATCAGGGCTATCACGTTATCCCGGTGTCGCCAAAAGTGGCGGGGAAAACATTGCTGGGTCAGCAGGGTTACGCCACGCTCGCTGACGTGCCGGAAAAAATCGATATGGTCGATGTCTTCCGTAATTCCGAGGCTGCATGGGAAGTGGCGCAGGACGCTATCGCCGTAGGGGCGAAAACGCTGTGGATGCAGTTAGGTGTAATTAACGAGCAGGCCGCCGTGCTGGCGCGTGATGCGGGGTTGAAGGTTGTCATGGATCGCTGTCCGGCGATCGATATACCTCGTCTGGGGCTGGCGAAATAA
- the hspQ gene encoding heat shock protein HspQ, with translation MIASKFGIGQQVRHTLLGYLGVVVDIDPEYSLDEPSADELAVNAELRAAPWYHVVMEGDDGQPVHTYLAEAQLSSELQEEHPEQPTMDELAQTIRKQLQAPRLRN, from the coding sequence ATGATTGCCAGCAAATTCGGTATCGGCCAGCAGGTCCGCCACACTTTGCTAGGGTATTTGGGTGTGGTCGTGGATATCGACCCGGAGTATTCCCTTGATGAACCGTCAGCAGACGAGCTGGCGGTCAACGCAGAGCTTCGCGCTGCGCCCTGGTACCATGTGGTGATGGAAGGTGACGACGGACAACCCGTTCATACCTACCTTGCCGAAGCGCAGCTGAGTAGCGAGCTGCAGGAAGAGCATCCGGAACAACCCACGATGGATGAACTTGCTCAGACTATCCGCAAACAGTTACAGGCTCCGCGCCTGCGGAACTAA
- the rlmI gene encoding 23S rRNA (cytosine(1962)-C(5))-methyltransferase RlmI, which produces MNTSEESQKTDFTRFSRLVLTKGREKSLLRRHPWVFSGAVARMEGKASLGETIDIVDHQGKWLARGAYSPASQIRARVWTFDKDETIDIDFFVRRLQQAQQWRDWLAKRDGLDSYRLIAGESDGLPGVTIDRFGNFLVLQLLSAGAEYQRAALISALQTLFPECAIYDRSDVAVRKKEGMELTQGPVTGELPPALLPIEEHGMKLLVDIQGGHKTGYYLDQRDSRLATRQYVADKRVLNCFSYTGGFAVSALMGGCAQVVSVDTSQEALGVAKQNVELNKLDLSKAEFVRDDVFKLLRKYRDQGEKFDVIVMDPPKFVENKSQLMGACRGYKDINMLAIQLLNPGGVLLTFSCSGLMTTDLFQKIIADAAIDAGRDVQFIEQFRQAADHPVIATYPEGLYLKGFACRVM; this is translated from the coding sequence ATGAATACATCAGAAGAAAGCCAAAAAACAGATTTTACAAGGTTTTCCCGTTTAGTGTTAACCAAAGGGCGCGAGAAATCATTACTGCGCCGTCATCCCTGGGTCTTTTCCGGCGCGGTTGCCCGTATGGAAGGCAAAGCCAGCCTCGGTGAAACCATTGATATCGTTGACCACCAGGGGAAATGGTTAGCGCGAGGCGCCTACTCGCCAGCGTCCCAGATCCGTGCTCGCGTCTGGACCTTTGATAAAGACGAAACCATTGATATCGACTTCTTCGTCCGCCGCCTGCAGCAGGCGCAGCAGTGGCGCGACTGGCTGGCAAAGCGCGACGGTCTGGACAGCTACCGCCTGATTGCCGGTGAATCCGACGGCCTGCCGGGCGTCACCATTGACCGCTTCGGTAACTTCCTCGTACTGCAGCTCCTGAGCGCAGGGGCGGAATACCAGCGTGCCGCGCTGATTAGCGCGCTGCAAACCCTGTTCCCTGAATGCGCTATCTACGACCGCAGCGATGTGGCGGTGCGCAAAAAAGAGGGTATGGAGCTGACTCAGGGGCCGGTCACGGGTGAACTGCCGCCTGCCCTGCTGCCAATTGAAGAGCACGGCATGAAGCTGCTGGTGGATATTCAGGGCGGGCACAAAACGGGTTACTACCTTGACCAGCGCGACAGCCGTCTGGCGACACGTCAGTATGTTGCCGACAAACGCGTGCTGAACTGCTTCTCCTACACCGGCGGTTTCGCCGTTTCGGCGCTGATGGGCGGCTGTGCTCAGGTGGTCAGCGTGGACACCTCGCAGGAAGCGCTGGGCGTGGCAAAACAGAACGTCGAGCTAAACAAGCTGGATCTGAGCAAAGCGGAGTTTGTCCGCGATGATGTGTTCAAGCTGCTGCGTAAATATCGCGACCAGGGCGAGAAGTTCGACGTCATCGTGATGGATCCGCCAAAGTTTGTGGAAAACAAAAGCCAGCTGATGGGCGCGTGCCGCGGGTATAAAGATATCAACATGCTGGCTATCCAGCTGCTGAATCCGGGCGGGGTTCTGCTCACCTTCTCCTGCTCCGGCCTGATGACCACCGATTTATTCCAAAAAATCATCGCCGATGCCGCAATAGATGCCGGGCGTGATGTACAATTTATAGAGCAGTTCCGTCAGGCAGCCGATCACCCCGTGATTGCTACCTACCCGGAAGGACTGTATCTGAAAGGGTTTGCCTGTCGCGTCATGTAA
- a CDS encoding CPBP family intramembrane metalloprotease: MNERTSQFIYSKQSAIVFLVVVIISTIVTLSPAFTLRYVGLDTAFTIVFITEILISTFVYLFCLKNIPGCRIKVSASPASVKFSAATFLIIIFIQLAVYCYRDYLYHYEPSQINWITVLVMTIVVPYYEEIIYRGCAFEVACSIYRKNLVIPCVITSLFFCLMHGQYYDILDQIILFVVSMLLFAVKIKSKSLFYPILIHSGMNGFVILLNIQNVL, translated from the coding sequence ATGAATGAGCGTACGAGCCAGTTTATATATAGTAAACAAAGCGCTATCGTTTTTCTTGTAGTGGTTATTATATCAACCATTGTAACTCTATCCCCAGCCTTTACGCTGCGTTATGTCGGGCTGGACACAGCTTTTACTATTGTTTTCATTACAGAGATTCTAATTTCTACTTTCGTTTATTTGTTTTGCCTGAAAAATATCCCTGGGTGTCGAATAAAAGTAAGTGCAAGCCCAGCCTCAGTTAAATTTTCAGCTGCAACATTTCTTATAATTATTTTTATACAACTTGCTGTTTATTGCTACAGAGACTATTTATACCATTACGAACCATCACAGATAAACTGGATCACAGTTTTAGTGATGACAATAGTAGTACCCTATTACGAAGAAATTATCTACAGAGGATGTGCCTTCGAAGTTGCATGCTCAATTTACCGGAAGAATCTGGTTATTCCGTGTGTAATAACATCTTTATTTTTTTGTCTAATGCATGGACAGTATTATGATATACTGGATCAGATCATTCTGTTTGTTGTTTCGATGTTATTGTTCGCGGTTAAAATAAAAAGCAAATCTCTTTTCTATCCTATATTGATACACTCAGGCATGAATGGGTTTGTTATATTGTTAAATATTCAGAACGTTTTATAA
- a CDS encoding HlyD family efflux transporter periplasmic adaptor subunit, with amino-acid sequence MSIFREEALNHHNDTGYGDIVLPASFGMSVCAVTTIFLVLSVALFVYFGSYTRKAHLTGIVMPSSGLVKITPQYAGYVTRQTVSEGQHVIAGESVYHISGEHYNEQGTGTLAAMSISLRTQYAMLSSQQALELRDNSQQQQAIQQRIVSLKPQINSAEQRLSLAEHQVALAVSVMERYKKLAGTHYVSDIEYQQKQIDVSTAQQNVEDQRQGLLQLHTAMESAEDDLTHLIVQGESRKAELDRQLQGIRQQQDELAGQEHFTLTAPVSGTVAAVLVRQGQSVRASEPVMTLVPDNARLQIELYATSQNAGFVQPGQRVALRFAAFPYQKFGVQYGTIREISRTTLTPSDLISVSPVTWKENEGHYRVIVEPENTFILAYGKKEPLRPGMTLEGDVSLDTRHLWEWLTEPLWSLKGKL; translated from the coding sequence ATGAGTATATTCAGGGAGGAAGCATTAAATCATCATAATGATACCGGATACGGAGATATTGTCTTACCCGCTTCATTCGGCATGTCAGTATGCGCCGTTACTACAATATTCTTGGTTCTGAGCGTCGCATTATTCGTTTATTTTGGTAGCTATACTCGCAAGGCACATCTTACAGGCATCGTTATGCCTTCATCCGGACTGGTGAAAATAACACCTCAATATGCAGGGTACGTCACGCGACAGACTGTTTCAGAAGGTCAGCACGTCATTGCAGGTGAGTCCGTTTACCATATCAGCGGCGAGCATTATAACGAACAGGGCACAGGTACGCTGGCTGCCATGAGCATATCCTTGAGAACTCAATATGCCATGCTGTCTTCTCAACAGGCTCTGGAATTGCGTGACAACAGTCAGCAGCAGCAAGCCATACAACAGCGAATTGTCTCCCTGAAACCTCAGATTAACAGTGCAGAGCAGCGTTTGTCGCTTGCCGAGCATCAGGTTGCGCTGGCTGTGTCCGTCATGGAACGCTATAAAAAACTTGCCGGCACGCATTACGTTTCTGATATCGAATACCAGCAGAAACAGATTGACGTCTCCACGGCACAGCAAAACGTTGAGGATCAACGTCAGGGGCTTCTGCAACTACACACAGCAATGGAGTCTGCTGAAGATGATCTTACCCATCTCATCGTACAGGGCGAAAGCCGGAAAGCTGAATTGGACAGGCAGTTGCAGGGTATAAGACAACAGCAGGATGAACTGGCCGGACAGGAGCATTTTACGCTGACCGCTCCAGTATCCGGAACCGTTGCCGCCGTTCTGGTCAGACAGGGACAGTCGGTCAGGGCATCTGAACCTGTCATGACGCTTGTCCCCGACAATGCTCGTCTGCAGATAGAACTCTATGCCACCAGTCAGAACGCTGGCTTCGTCCAACCGGGGCAACGTGTTGCCCTCCGATTCGCCGCTTTCCCCTATCAGAAGTTTGGTGTTCAGTACGGGACTATTCGAGAGATAAGCCGTACAACGCTGACGCCGTCAGATTTAATCTCCGTATCCCCTGTCACCTGGAAGGAGAATGAAGGGCACTACCGTGTCATTGTCGAACCTGAGAATACTTTTATTCTGGCTTATGGAAAAAAAGAACCTCTTCGACCCGGTATGACCCTTGAGGGG